One region of Chloroflexota bacterium genomic DNA includes:
- a CDS encoding TIGR00282 family metallophosphoesterase — translation MLVLVIGDIVGQPGRKAVYEVLPQLRKQYRLDMVIANAENAAGGFGLTSAIAQELIEAGVHVITSGNHIWAQKDIIPNLDGDMSILRPLNYPPGVPGRGYHITGQTMVVNLMGRTFMTDIDCPFRAMDKLLEEVRDRPPVVIVDFHAEATSEKMAMGRYLDGRVSAVLGTHTHVGTIDAQILPQGTAYVTDIGMTGPADSIIGDDVDSVLRRFLTGVPHHLSVGKGKPTLNAILVDVDEDSGRANNIERVYRQLEKA, via the coding sequence ATGTTAGTACTGGTAATCGGTGATATTGTCGGCCAGCCGGGCAGAAAGGCGGTGTATGAGGTTCTGCCGCAGCTGCGCAAGCAGTACCGGCTAGATATGGTCATTGCCAACGCCGAGAATGCCGCCGGTGGTTTCGGGCTGACTTCAGCCATTGCCCAGGAGCTTATTGAGGCCGGCGTTCACGTGATAACGTCGGGAAATCATATCTGGGCACAGAAGGATATCATTCCCAACCTGGACGGCGACATGTCGATTCTGCGTCCGCTGAACTATCCACCGGGAGTGCCGGGGAGGGGCTACCACATTACCGGGCAGACGATGGTGGTCAACCTGATGGGCCGGACATTTATGACTGATATCGACTGTCCCTTCCGGGCAATGGATAAGCTCCTTGAGGAAGTCAGGGACAGGCCACCGGTGGTTATCGTTGATTTTCATGCTGAAGCAACCTCGGAAAAAATGGCCATGGGAAGGTATCTTGACGGCAGGGTCAGCGCCGTTCTGGGTACCCACACCCACGTGGGCACCATTGACGCACAGATACTGCCCCAGGGCACGGCATATGTGACTGACATCGGCATGACCGGACCGGCCGATTCCATCATCGGTGATGACGTCGATTCAGTCCTGCGGCGTTTTCTCACCGGGGTGCCTCATCACCTGTCGGTGGGAAAGGGGAAGCCGACTTTAAATGCCATCCTGGTTGACGTAGACGAGGACAGCGGCCGGGCAAATAATATAGAACGCGTCTATCGGCAGTTGGAGAAGGCGTGA